The Cardiocondyla obscurior isolate alpha-2009 linkage group LG18, Cobs3.1, whole genome shotgun sequence region ataatctcATTACCGTGTGCAATGCTTCTCAGATTTTAATATCGGACGAGAAAGCTTTTATATTCCTATAacgcacacatacatacaGAGTGTCCTAAAAGCAACAtgtctaaaaagaaaaaaaaatttttttttctttttaattttgatttccTACTCACAATTTTCAGAAACGCATGTTGCTTTGGAACACCCTGTTACAATTATAAACGACAACTTCTTTGCCTGATATTAAACTCAGATGCGTTCTACTGTACGTACGCGATAATGAGATTAATTAACCAATACATCTAACCAACGACATATCTAACCAATACGAATTCGCGCGTCGTAAATCGAGCGCTGTTGACTTTATTctgaatttattatcgcgaagaTGGCTCGATCGCCTTACTGTCGTTCTCAAGAAAATCACTGTCAACGCAGCGCTTATACTCAAAGTGCATCCTCGTCTCGCATTTCGCTCGTATCTGTGACAGATCAGATAAACCTTCGACAATTTCGTAATTCGCTATTCAAGCAAATGTTCCCAGCCACAACTGCGTCACGGACTGCAGCCGCATTTTGGCCGCGCATATGCACGAGTGATAGATGTTCGACAGATATTTTCGCGCCAGTTCCTTTTATTTAATCGCCCGGttatctcaaaaaaaaaaattatttgttttcaacgccaaaacaaaaaaaaaaacattacgcgATACGAGCAATATTTTGCCGAAGCGATTACTTTACAGATTGAGATAATGCTGCAAGTGTCGCCGTTACGCTGTTCGAGTACGCGGCTATAAAAATCATCCGATAAAGGCGCACACGAGGTATTAAAAGATTGAAACGATACTTTAAAAGCAAGCGGGACAAGGCAGCCcgcgttgaaaaatttaagaaaataaaaaatttaattctgcaTAACTGTTGACGCACTGAAATTCTAAATAACGTTCTTGGATTGTCGTAAAAAAGTAATTCTGCTCTAAAAGATTTTAACTTGCGAAACGCTTAGCCAACAAAATTACAACGATAAAGATCGATATTTTGGAATTACGCGCTTCGAATCCTCTTACGTGGAGTACTTTATCGACGCgagatcgcgtcgcgataaaatagaattttattatcaatttacgTCGAACATCTATTAAGAATATACGATAAAATACCTTCGTGTTCTCGTAATGATTGTTTGCTTTCAGTATATAGTGTCTCGGTTCTACTTTAAACTCGTGATACCCTGTATACGGTTTCGTGCGCGGAACTGATCAGCGTTGTGTAgtgagtgcgtgcgtgtgcgtgtatacatatacatatgtgtgaAATAGACGTCGCTAATTAGCAGAGCAAGAGGTTTGTACACTCGGAAACGAGAGTACGCTGAAaggaattaagaaagaaaagccCGATTGTCGCAGCGGATGCCATAATTCTAGGTAGAAACCGAAGCACTAGGCGTGATATCATTATAAGCGCGATAGCGGCGGAAAACAAGAACGTAGGACAATGTCCAGCTCACAAAGAAAGCGCGATGACGCATCCAACGGGGCATCTTATATCGCTAATGCAGGGAGTTATCTTTCACAGACTGAAAGCGATACGGAGTCTCGCGAGTTCTTGAGAGGAGCAACAGGCAGAGAAATCGTATCGCACAGCCGTTGCGAGTGCAAGCGCGAATACGCGTcgcgtatattttaaatcggGTCTTAGCAAGAAGAGAAATTGAGCGTACAAACGGGGAACTTCGGCGGGCGACGGCCGCCCAGAATTATGCATCCAGCGCAACTTAGGCGCGACGTAATTGTCGGTgagataatagaaaaaaatcacCTGTGAATTATAGGTCTCGCCATACCTTGTTAAAGCACTGGGTAATTCGACCTTGACAGGTAGTCttaatttatgcattttaCTTTATACGTACACACACTACTATGTCATTTGCAGTACagtctcctttttctctttctctttctctctctctctctctttctcccgtgAGTCAGCTGCGTAGGTGCACGCAGTTACGCGTACACatacgcgcgagcgcgagttTTTACAGCTGCGTGGCTACGACTACGTGAGCAGCGACGTAACGGGAAACATAACCAACAAAATGCGCGATTTCGCTTTCCCGAATAAAAAGTGCCggaggaaggagagagaggcCCGAAAGAGAACAAACGTGGAGtgcggagagaaagaaaggccGAGGGTGGAAGGCGGCggaggggaaggggggaagggagagagagaaagagaagctaGAGAGAGAATGCGTGACAAATAGGAGGGCCACACAACACTAATCGAACGACACACGAACGAAACTAACCAACTATGTAACGGAGGAGCGGGGGAGAGAGGGCAGTCTAGCGAGTGACTTTACATGGACACCGGACGGCGAGCGCCTCCTCTTCGAGCCCGTGCTCGTCTcccggcgacgacgacgaccgaCTCTCGGGATCGGGTTTTGCACTCAAACTCATTCACCgtcgggcgcgcgcgcgcgcgcgtacgcacgCACTCGCGACGTGCTCGAGCGAAGTTCTACACCGCGCGTATCGGTCGTTCCGGCGCACCGCCACCGGTGGCGATTCGTAGGTCCGCACGCTCCTCGTCGCCCCGCCGTCGCGCACACGCACACCAAACGTACTGACTATGCCGTCTTTACGGATGCGTACGCCGAGTCACCAACTTACGCCACCGCGGCGCCTCCGCTCCCCGAGTTCCCGAACTTCCCAAGTCCTCCGGAGTCCGGCGTGAACGTGACGTTTCCgcgtgaagaaaaaaaaagaacgaacaATAATAGCGTCATCTGACTCGCGCGCGGTGCTCGCGTACTCGCGCGGCTCCGCGACGCCGCCGTGCCAGATGACAAATCGAAAAACGCGGAGAACGCATCGTACAAAACGCACTCGGCGCTCCGGTCCACTACGGAAACTAAACGGAAGACCCGCGCCATCGTTCAACGCGTCGTGCGACCTCTTCCCGCCGCGCGGTCAAGCGGCGAACGAATGTCCAGGTCGATAAATCACCCGCcgaaatttaaatacttttcgcGGTCAGCTTGTATCGATATTAGAGATAAATCTCGATCGAACGTGATTGGAATCGGTTTTGagaatgtaaataaaattgctcGCCAATTTATCAAATCTGATAACAAATCAGCGTcgacaataaattaaatttgtttgatTATTCGTATAACATCTTCTGATTAGTCGAgtattttctgaaaaaaaaaatattaaaatacctAATGTTTGTAAAAATGATACAAATTAGTAATCAATTTCAAAACTAATTTCAtttactttcctttttttcaagaataataaaaaaaaaaaaagtaagatttATTGACTTCTCCACATCGTCACGTCGTCACAAAGAGCATTCTGATAAAGTACGACAGTATCTACCTACGAGAATGAGATGAGAACAGTGGAAAATGGTACGGAATTAGCGATGGAAATATTGCTTTATTCAAAGCGGATGAGATACATCATCGATGTCGTTTAATGCTGCTTGCAAATCTGGCTGGAAGTACAAACGCGACCATGATATAAAATCTGCCTCTCTTCGACTGATGATTGGATAAGGCATAATGtaactgtaataataaaaccaTGGAAAATATGATGAATAATCGACAATAATGTTCCACAAAGTGTAGAAACAGAACTGCTACAAGCGATctaataaaagtagaaatcAAAAGTGGCTGTGCACTAAGTTTAGAATTGCTGAATAATTGAGCGTAATATTGTCACATTATTGCCTTCTTGCTCATGATGAATTCGAGATGATCGATGActgaataaataatgaataaaaattgatgaCACGTTTGctcggttaatttttttttttcagctaaactacttaaaaaaaaaaaatacgatataTAATACtatgtacaattatatttttatatgatgaTAGAAAAGCGATTAAATACTTGATTAGAATGCATGTTCTTTCAAGCAGATTTTGTATTCTTCATGCAACTTAAAATTGCCAAAGCGAGGCAAACACATAGTAGAAGTATACAACgtgaatgtatttaaaaaaagtagtaattaaataattgcttaCCTCAGCAACGCTTTCCTCCAGCAGTAGTCCGTCTCGATAACGAGCAACTGCAATTTCATCATATATGTGGACGTAGACCAGGGCATACAAACGAATTTTTATACGCTTAGTGATTCTTCATCTCCCagtagaaaaattttcttcattCTCAATTCTTTCTTTGCGGACTTTCTCCTTCCTTCCCGTGGATGCAAGTGTTATCCGTGCGAGTTGCGATTAGCCGTGCGCGACCCAATTATCCGGGTCTGAACTATCGATCAATTGGAACTGAACGAAGAGTACTGATGAGTtgttttttctcattttttgtTCTCGAAAAGAGAGCAAATGTACCAGCTGGATGACGAGCTGAAAGCTTTCCAGGGAAGCGCACGAAGTGACACACTGCACCAGTAGCTGAGAATGTGTTAAACACGACGATTGACCGCTGCGGAAAGCGGTGAAAGCCGTAGGCACGCGATATCTCAACATCTCATTCTCGAAAGGGATGTTTCTCTCGGGAATTATCGGTAGCTCTTCTCTGCCTCGTTACATATCTGTACCGACTTGTTCCTTCCACACTAAAATTCggataataagataaaaatgataaagatgAAGGCTCGTTGGGTCGCTTGACTGGCTAACTATCCGCTTGCATAGTAGCCGACATACTCACCTCTCCGACACAATGCATCGCGACGTCGACGAGAAGGCGCAAGCGCTACCTCATGGATCGCCGTTCGTCCGTCACAAACCTCAAGATCATCCAGAACCTCCAGAACTACGACTATATATAGTGACGTCAGACAAAAGAACAAGATCGGATACTCCTCCGTAAATGTACGTGCAACAGCTGTACGGAATTGATAAATGTTCCAGATTCAACCTCGTATAAATGAAGATCTCTTCTCTTGAACCAGCtgttcattttattaaaattaaatctttaaaaaaaattaatataaattaatgaagtaTGACATAATGAGAATGTgtgtgcaaattaaaaataaagttctaCCTCACACGCTCTGCGGCGTTACTCCACTAACGAGGGGTCTGCATCAGGATCGATGACAAAATCGCGTGATGAAGCATTCTCGTGACTCGATTGTGTTAAGATGTTCTTATAAAACCTTAATTAAAGTGGCTGGACGCACTCACTCTCGCCATcgtatattttatgaatattaaactCCTCGCCACAGGAATATCCGTCGTCGAAGCGTCCGGCGAGCAAATTCTACGAAGTGTACActcgagttaattaaaaatacgtaacgCACGATTGTACAGCCAGGCTACACAGATTTGATTAGAGATCAGCCAATCCGAGCGGAACTTACTAAACTGATTTTCCTCTTCGATCTTCTAACTGGTCGAATTTAAACCCGCTCTCGAGCGCAGCAATAAAATTCGCGCTCGTGAATATTCTCGAGTGCAGCTACCAACTgataaacgaaaattatttgagcCCATTGAAGTCTCACTTCACTCGAGTAGGCAGTCTAGCATGCTCGCTATTTTCCTTCTCGGCTTTTTgctatttgaaaaatatttcaggatGAATACATGCATATAACCCTAGTTCGAATGAATTCGTGCAGGTTCGAACGACGTAAAGATGTGCAGTAGTTTATTCCAGAATGTTATCTAATCATGGAGTACTTCAGCGAAATACTTCTACTCGGAATTGACTCGATTGTATTCACCATCTGCTTAAAACAGTACGTTCACTACAAAAATGCAGTTACGGCGGTCAAGGTAAATAATGTTACAGttctataatttattcaatttaattatatgttaaaatatcaaaGGCGATTTACCTAAATGTGTATATTGCAGAGTGTCGAGCTGCACGATATTGGTCCGGATTTGGAGACCTTGTTAAATGACTATCCGAAGAACAAAGTgaattatatcgcaattagAGGAGTTGTGAAACCATTAGGGGAGTCATTgcaaagtattaataaaaaagatgtTACTGGAGTCATACAGAAGCTTAGTGTCAGAGAGCATGTTATTGCAAGGACATCAGCTGGCTATTGGTAGGATAGCacattccaatttttttttgataattttaattttataattacatcaGTAATATCTTATGATAATGTTGTAATAATGTGGATGTACtatttcttgaaaattattgaatttgtaaatttgtaGGTCTGATCAAGAGAGAACAATTCATCAAGTGTGTAATACAGTACCATTTGTTTTGAAAAATGGTTGGCACTCTGTAGAAATAACAGATCCATTGTCTGCTGATATTTTAGACTTGGATGTGATCTCTGATAATTTTCAACCTAGCGTTCCTACATTTATAGATCATATATGGGGATTTTTTACaggtaattataataaatgtttaataaaactattttcatTATGTGTATCAatgttttattacattaattattacattaattacattattacattaataatgatttattagGAGTGCGTCAACGTGGTATACAGTCTACCGAAAAAATGTTGCGCGAGGATTCAATTATTACTGCAATAGGTGAACTCTCCAGAACAAAAACTAAATCCAGCTATCTTGCCTTGCAGCCTCCATTAAGTGGACctcctttttatttaacaagcATGTCAATTACATCCTTGATACGAAAATTAGacgatcgtaaaaaaatatataggtataaaaatttaaattcgaacaattcgaatattatttatatattatagtattaaatttataattatataattttttaaaatagagtTTTTTGTGTACTGAGCGGTGCAATTGGATTGGTACTTGGAGGAATAATGGCAAGACGTTACTGGAAAAGTAAAGAAGAACAAAGATTGGCAGATCAATTGCGCCGAACGCTTGAAACATCTCGTCAGGAAAGACGTCAACGAGTTAGAGATAGAGATCTTAGAGATGATCAGATATGTGTAGTTTGCAAAACAAATGcacgtgaaattattttattaccttgTGGTCATGTATGCATATGTGAAGATTGCTCAAGTAGCATCAGTGATAATTGTCCTATTTGCAGAACACAAATTATTCAGAAAGCAGCAGCATAcatcgtttaaatttttttaatatgattacGAGCATaatagttaaattatttttatatggttacaagttttataaaactaaagcattttattgtcttaaaaaacaaaaaaaaatgtataaaataatattcctatacaattttattatttatatatcaaaaCCTCGATTTACAGAAATCAAACACACATACATAAACTATAATTTGTCAAAAgcacaaaattataaaaatgttttgtaaTGTATGTGATTTTCGATGCACAATACTAATAAGTTTGACGAGtgtcaaaaatataaattatttctgttgCTAATCATTATTCCTAGTTTTGAAAAAGCATACGGCCTTCTGTTTgatagtttattaaattttttaatgtacaaataatatttcaaagagctgaaaatatatatacatagaatatatatttttgtaaaagtatattttatatgtaacatgttatattttcagatatataaaaattttaaaaagctaTATTTTGCTGTGATTTTGTATCTGCATGTAaactcattatttttttagctttATTAGATTTGCCAATACCAAGTTTAGGTAGTCCTCTATTTAAACCTTCCAATAAAACACATGCTTTACATATTTCTTGACTTGAAACAAATCCACATCTGGTACAATTTCTTCTTTCTGGCATTTTTACATTATCTTTCACTTGTAATTGCTCacctaataaaaaatattacgttttcagataatgtaatacattattacgaaagtaaaatattgcaaaatatacCTGAATGTATTATATCTATAATGGATGAAGGTCTTATTTTCTCTAAATCTTTTAGAAAAGCTCTTGCATGACCTCTATAGGCATTTGGAGCATATATGCATTCAGTTGAGAAATATATTAGCTTTTTAAAGTATGCATACATGACGATCTCTTTTTCGTATGCATACTTAAGTGGCTTACAACGCATGATGGAATCTGCACCAgcctatattacaaaaatatcaatattaaatatttgttataatttcatATTGTATATGTGCAACAATATTCTTACAGTGATTACAGATGTGCATCTCTGTAGTCGAGCAATATCACCTctcaaaatattcattattacTGTTTCAGCAATATCATCTGCATTATGACCTGTTGCAATGCAATCTACCTTTAAAATTGCAGCCCCTCTATCTAATGCTTGTCTTCGAAAAACGCCGCaaaatgtacaattatttttacgaccaatctaaaaaaaaaaaaaataatttactttattatacatgaatattaaaattattaaaaaatatgaatatattcaATTTATCAACAAAGcttagattaaataattactggATTGATTAAGTTcttaaacaataattacaatttaatatattttacctcTGTAACTATAGAATCCATTGTCCAGCCATACAACTCCTTATAAGATAAAACTTTAAGTGGAATGCCATAATCATCTCTATTCTGCTCTACAGTTTTTAAGCTATCATCTCTGTAACCtaaaatcatatattttaaaaaactattttttacaTGGGGTaagtattttcatattttgtaattataccAGTAATTCCTTCATCAAtggataaaagaaataaatctaatccataattgtatttttcattcagagtttttaaaatatatgccaATACAGTAGAATCCTTTCCACCTGAGGCTCCAATAGCAACCTTATCACCAgacttaaataatttaccatTGATAATAGTATCATGAATCTCTGTCTCAAATGCCAAGAAAAAACACTCCTTACATAAAGTGTCTCCAGTTTTTGGcctctaaaaaaatatatatctttttagtTATGCATACAATGGTGAGatatattgaatatattttaaaaataagatataaatctaacaaaagaaaataatttacctttAAAATAGCATTCTTTCCACATTTTGTGGAACAAGATGGA contains the following coding sequences:
- the Mul1 gene encoding mitochondrial E3 ubiquitin protein ligase 1; its protein translation is MEYFSEILLLGIDSIVFTICLKQYVHYKNAVTAVKSVELHDIGPDLETLLNDYPKNKVNYIAIRGVVKPLGESLQSINKKDVTGVIQKLSVREHVIARTSAGYWSDQERTIHQVCNTVPFVLKNGWHSVEITDPLSADILDLDVISDNFQPSVPTFIDHIWGFFTGVRQRGIQSTEKMLREDSIITAIGELSRTKTKSSYLALQPPLSGPPFYLTSMSITSLIRKLDDRKKIYRVFCVLSGAIGLVLGGIMARRYWKSKEEQRLADQLRRTLETSRQERRQRVRDRDLRDDQICVVCKTNAREIILLPCGHVCICEDCSSSISDNCPICRTQIIQKAAAYIV
- the Ctu1 gene encoding cytoplasmic tRNA 2-thiolation protein 1, with protein sequence MPPFPSCSTKCGKNAILKRPKTGDTLCKECFFLAFETEIHDTIINGKLFKSGDKVAIGASGGKDSTVLAYILKTLNEKYNYGLDLFLLSIDEGITGYRDDSLKTVEQNRDDYGIPLKVLSYKELYGWTMDSIVTEIGRKNNCTFCGVFRRQALDRGAAILKVDCIATGHNADDIAETVIMNILRGDIARLQRCTSVITAGADSIMRCKPLKYAYEKEIVMYAYFKKLIYFSTECIYAPNAYRGHARAFLKDLEKIRPSSIIDIIHSGEQLQVKDNVKMPERRNCTRCGFVSSQEICKACVLLEGLNRGLPKLGIGKSNKAKKIMSLHADTKSQQNIAF